The Acinetobacter pittii genome contains a region encoding:
- a CDS encoding energy transducer TonB, with protein MKNLIIIFLSCFSFSFGTYANDSDDYIRAMPSNLKWKELPKINIIDEDLEGYDRVITISADANERGIITRAKIIKSSGIDKLDNKILIAIKKASFYPYQENGIYYPIRFTQPMDLKLSRKPKFKNFPEVIVNKRYLKGQERKITIYSEADKNGNLTVAKIQKSSGVPELDSYVLEEFRKKAQFYPLIVNGSPFPIRDVSHYIFSDKVNTFD; from the coding sequence ATGAAAAATTTAATAATTATTTTCTTAAGTTGTTTTTCCTTTTCATTTGGAACTTATGCAAATGATTCTGATGATTATATAAGAGCGATGCCATCAAATTTAAAATGGAAGGAATTGCCTAAGATCAATATTATAGATGAGGATCTTGAAGGGTATGATAGGGTTATAACGATTTCGGCTGATGCAAATGAGAGAGGGATAATTACTCGAGCAAAAATCATTAAAAGTAGTGGTATAGATAAGTTAGATAACAAAATATTGATAGCAATAAAAAAAGCTAGTTTTTACCCGTACCAAGAAAATGGAATTTATTATCCTATAAGATTTACGCAACCAATGGACTTGAAACTTTCTAGAAAACCTAAATTTAAAAACTTTCCTGAAGTTATTGTTAATAAAAGATATCTTAAAGGGCAGGAACGAAAAATTACGATCTATTCTGAAGCTGATAAAAATGGAAATTTAACTGTAGCAAAAATTCAGAAAAGTAGCGGAGTGCCTGAGCTAGATAGTTATGTATTGGAAGAGTTTCGAAAGAAAGCACAATTCTATCCTCTAATTGTTAATGGTTCTCCATTTCCTATACGAGATGTTTCACATTACATCTTTTCAGATAAGGTAAATACTTTTGATTAA